In the Methanothermobacter marburgensis str. Marburg genome, GTGGCAGTCCCTCGTCGCCCCTTATTGAGAAGACGTTGGATGCACCACACTGGTCCTGGAGGTCGTAACCGTAGAATCCGAGCCTTGAGTGCTGTTCTTTGTGGAGGTACATTGAGAGGTACCATCCGCTGAGACCTGTCTGGGCGTTTCCTGTTGCGAATGCTGTTGAACATCCAGCTGCAGCTGCAACGACTGCTGCCCTCTGTGATCCACCGAACTGGTCTTCGAGGAGTGCTGGGTATTCCTCGTACTGTTCAAGGCCGTAGAATGTGACCTCAGTTGCAACGTCCAGGACGGTGTCCATGTTGTTTGGTGCCTCACAGAGTCCGTACTTGTCTTCCACGTACTCCTTACCGAAGTAGGTGAAGTCGTCAAGTATGTTGTCTGTGTATGCTGCTGTGGCGTACTGTGTGAATCCGACACCACCTGACATGTATGATCCTAGCCAGATCTGGTCGTAGAGCATTGCACCGGTTGCCACAACGTCAAGTGACACCCTGACAGGGTCCTCATAGTTGACCCTTGAGCTCTGACAGATGTCTGCAAGGTAACCGAATGGTACACCACCAGGCTCGTTTTCACCCCTTGCACGTCTCACAGGCAGGTATGTACCCATGTGTATGACTTCAGCGTGTTTTGCAGCGTATGCGAAGTCACCTGTTGCGGCTTCACCTGCTGCCTGTTTGTAGGCTGAAATCATGGACATACCTATCTGCATGGCGGACCATCGTGAGGTTGTTGCACCGTCACAGGTCCTTGAGACTATGGTTGGGATCCTGACGACCTGCCAGATTCCGTCACCAACCTCTGCCTTGAGGGTTTCTGCCTGGTCCTCTGGGAACTGTTTGTTGATGTCTATGACGAATGCAGGGTCGATTTCATCTGCTATTTCGTCGTTACCTGTGAATACCTTGACGTAACTGTCTGCCACCAGTGCAGGGTGGGTTTCCACCATGTGTTCCTGGACGACAGCTGCACCCGGCATTGCGTGGTTCACTGTTTCAAGGTAGTGGGTTATTGTCTCAGGTGTGACCTCCTTACCCAGCCTCTTTTCTATAACAGCGTGGGCGTGGTTCAGACCGACGATAACGGTCCTCCTTATGTCGTCCCACATCTGCTGCATGGCAGCGTTGTTCACGAAGTGGAGGTCGTCCCCTTCAACATAGGTGTCGGTTGTTGAAACCTGGTAGGGCATGAGCACCCTCTGACCAAGTGGGGTACCTATGTCAGGGTTATACTGGGGTATACCCCTCTTTGCTGCCACTTCTTTACCAGCGTTCACAAACTCGGTTTTTCTTTCTGACTGTTTCCAGCCACCAAGTGTGTAGAATGTGGTTTTCTTCTCTTCAGGGGATTCTTCAAATTTTTTCTTTAAAGCATTTATGAACAATTTGTCAGCCATAATCTACACCTCCCCCGGATTATTCTAGGTTGAACCCTCCTTGTGATCTTAAAACGTGGATTCTCTGCATGATCTCCACGGCTTCTACATCATCACGGTAGGCTTCACCATCCACGCGGTAGATGGTTGTTTTTTCCATCAGGGTTTCTTCATCCAGTGGTTCACCAAGATCCACGGGTTCGTCGAGTTCGTCACCGATCTGGTTCTTGACCATTTCGACTCTGCCTGTGTCCTTGTTGTAGATCTGCCTTCTGAGCATGTCGAACATCATACCGTCTTCATCGAGACGCAGTGAGTGTCCGTGGACAGATTTACCCCTGACACCTGACCTTGCAGGGTCAAAGAACTCTGTTTCAAGGAGTTCCTTGGATATCTTTTCAAGGTCCCTCTCCCTGGTCTCTATGATCTGACGTCCTGAGAGTGTACCTGCGTCTGCACCCCTGTACCTGCAGAGGTATGCCCTTGACCTCACATATGGCTGGGCTGGGGCGAAGTACATTGAGTCTGTGAACTGTATGTATCTGACCCTGTCACCGGCCTTTGCACCGTCTATTGGTTCGACCATTTCTCTTATTGCGTCCTCTGGTTCATCCATCTCTTCAAGTGGTGGGTGAACACTTGGGTATTCTTCCCCTGGGGCCCTGTGACCCAGAATCTTTACTACATCTTCATCTGAGATTTCTCTCAGTTTTTCAAGTTCGTATTCAGGGTTACAGAAATTCCTTCTGTTCTGAGCAACCTTAGTTGTTCCGGGATAGTATTGTGCCATATCATGCACCTCCTAAAGCTAACTTAACCTTTCTTATAATCTCATCCAGTTTTTCCTGGGGACAGGTTTCTCCTCTAATAACTCCACTCACGATGTCAACGATTGTTCCCTTGGTTTTTGGTTCATCCGGCATTACGACCCTGGTTTTGACACCTATCTTCGCAAAGTCCTCAAAGTCAACCGGGTATTCGCATATGACTATGCATGGGCGGTCAACATTTCTGAGTATGAGGCGTGCCTTGTAGGTGATGTGGTTCTTTACTCCGCCAAGGTGCACCACAAGGAGTCTGTGCCGCTTCATCTGCTCGACTTCAGCAGGTGTTAATCCAAAGAGGCTCCCTGCACCGGCACTTGGAGCGTCCTGTGGAACCCCTGCGCCTGCGTTGAGTACCAGGGTACTGGTCATTATGTTTGCTTCCCTCAGGGCAAATGTTATCTCGCAGACAGGCTTGGTTATGTGGCGCCTGCCAGGTGACATTGCCACTGCCAGAACTTCACTTCCGCACTGGGCAAAGGTACCCCTCTGGGCTATTCCTCCGCCTTCACCCATACCCATTGTCTCTCTACAGTCAACCACGTGAGTGCACTTTCCGATCATCTAATGCTCCTTCTTCCTTTTTATTATTGTGGCCCTTTCACTGAGCCTGGCGTTCTGATCCGTGAGACCGATGAGTTCATCAGGAATCTCATCAAGGCTCTCGCCGTACTTTATCTCGTCTGTGACGGTTTTCTCTGTTCTTATGTACTTGCCGGGAGTAACATCATATCCAAAGGGCAGGAGATCCTCGCAAACCCTCTTGATATCGGTTATTGTCTCCTCGTCCTCCACTTCAAGCAGCACACGGCCAGTTTTAACCTGAAGTTCAAATTCCTGGCCTTTAACGTTGATTATGCGCCTGTCAGGGTGGTCCTCTGGTGGTAGTCTCTGTCCGTGGATCACCATTCGCTTAACGCCGTGGATGTCCTCAAGGCGGTTAAGGAGTTTCTCTGTGGTGTCGGCCCCTAGCAGCCTGTGAGGAAATATCTGAACGTCCATTGGTTTTTTGCCCCCAGTTCTGAGAGATTATTTAGATTTCGTTTTTAATCTCAGCTGCTGCCTCCACAACATATTTGAGTGGTTCTCGGAACTCGTCAACC is a window encoding:
- the mcrD gene encoding methyl-coenzyme M reductase operon protein D, with the translated sequence MDVQIFPHRLLGADTTEKLLNRLEDIHGVKRMVIHGQRLPPEDHPDRRIINVKGQEFELQVKTGRVLLEVEDEETITDIKRVCEDLLPFGYDVTPGKYIRTEKTVTDEIKYGESLDEIPDELIGLTDQNARLSERATIIKRKKEH
- the mcrA gene encoding coenzyme-B sulfoethylthiotransferase subunit alpha — its product is MADKLFINALKKKFEESPEEKKTTFYTLGGWKQSERKTEFVNAGKEVAAKRGIPQYNPDIGTPLGQRVLMPYQVSTTDTYVEGDDLHFVNNAAMQQMWDDIRRTVIVGLNHAHAVIEKRLGKEVTPETITHYLETVNHAMPGAAVVQEHMVETHPALVADSYVKVFTGNDEIADEIDPAFVIDINKQFPEDQAETLKAEVGDGIWQVVRIPTIVSRTCDGATTSRWSAMQIGMSMISAYKQAAGEAATGDFAYAAKHAEVIHMGTYLPVRRARGENEPGGVPFGYLADICQSSRVNYEDPVRVSLDVVATGAMLYDQIWLGSYMSGGVGFTQYATAAYTDNILDDFTYFGKEYVEDKYGLCEAPNNMDTVLDVATEVTFYGLEQYEEYPALLEDQFGGSQRAAVVAAAAGCSTAFATGNAQTGLSGWYLSMYLHKEQHSRLGFYGYDLQDQCGASNVFSIRGDEGLPLELRGPNYPNYAMNVGHQGEYAGISQAPHAARGDAFVFNPLVKIAFADDNLVFDFTNVRGEFAKGALREFEPAGERALITPAK
- the mcrC gene encoding methyl-coenzyme M reductase I operon protein C, yielding MIGKCTHVVDCRETMGMGEGGGIAQRGTFAQCGSEVLAVAMSPGRRHITKPVCEITFALREANIMTSTLVLNAGAGVPQDAPSAGAGSLFGLTPAEVEQMKRHRLLVVHLGGVKNHITYKARLILRNVDRPCIVICEYPVDFEDFAKIGVKTRVVMPDEPKTKGTIVDIVSGVIRGETCPQEKLDEIIRKVKLALGGA
- the mcrG gene encoding coenzyme-B sulfoethylthiotransferase subunit gamma, translated to MAQYYPGTTKVAQNRRNFCNPEYELEKLREISDEDVVKILGHRAPGEEYPSVHPPLEEMDEPEDAIREMVEPIDGAKAGDRVRYIQFTDSMYFAPAQPYVRSRAYLCRYRGADAGTLSGRQIIETRERDLEKISKELLETEFFDPARSGVRGKSVHGHSLRLDEDGMMFDMLRRQIYNKDTGRVEMVKNQIGDELDEPVDLGEPLDEETLMEKTTIYRVDGEAYRDDVEAVEIMQRIHVLRSQGGFNLE